The proteins below come from a single Balneolaceae bacterium genomic window:
- a CDS encoding lysylphosphatidylglycerol synthase transmembrane domain-containing protein — translation MKSKLLKITGSILIGGLFLWLAFRNVEFAELWDKISGVTFYWLPFFVITLILSHYLRAERWRLLLVDHGHKINRSTLFAGVMLGYVVNTFVPRLGEISRPVYVARKEGISSGNLIGTIVAERFFDLLTMFFLILVISFLLVSDFEILQTVFGVENWSWEQYIWIPIVFIVIGIGMVLFYKFMIFLDQQKIIENPVLEKIIAAAKSFGEGMISLRRIQHWPAFLLYTAGIWIGYILMTYLPFYMMSMQEAYGLTFSDGIVITVVSTIGVSVPTPGAVGSYHLFIQQSLHLLYEIPLVEALTYATVTHAATILSVLLIGPLSLWWDKYYTLKNA, via the coding sequence ATGAAATCTAAGCTGCTTAAAATTACCGGTTCCATACTGATAGGCGGACTCTTTCTGTGGCTGGCTTTTCGAAATGTTGAGTTTGCCGAATTATGGGATAAAATTTCCGGTGTAACCTTCTACTGGCTCCCCTTTTTTGTGATAACGTTGATTTTGAGCCATTACCTGAGGGCAGAACGCTGGCGGTTACTCCTTGTGGATCACGGGCATAAAATAAACCGGTCAACCCTGTTTGCAGGTGTGATGCTTGGGTATGTTGTGAATACGTTTGTACCGCGATTAGGTGAAATTTCGAGGCCGGTGTATGTGGCCAGGAAAGAGGGCATAAGCAGCGGAAACCTGATTGGTACAATTGTAGCGGAACGTTTTTTTGATCTTTTGACGATGTTTTTTTTAATCCTGGTGATATCATTTCTGCTTGTCAGCGATTTTGAAATCCTTCAAACCGTGTTTGGTGTAGAAAACTGGTCGTGGGAACAATATATCTGGATTCCCATTGTATTTATTGTCATTGGAATTGGCATGGTTCTGTTTTACAAATTTATGATTTTCCTGGATCAGCAAAAGATCATAGAAAACCCGGTACTTGAAAAGATTATAGCAGCAGCAAAATCTTTTGGTGAAGGGATGATATCGCTCCGGCGAATCCAGCATTGGCCTGCATTTTTATTATACACAGCAGGTATTTGGATCGGTTATATTTTAATGACCTATTTGCCGTTTTATATGATGAGCATGCAAGAAGCCTATGGACTTACATTCAGCGATGGTATTGTAATTACTGTTGTTTCAACGATTGGAGTGAGTGTACCTACGCCAGGTGCAGTGGGATCGTACCACCTGTTTATTCAGCAAAGTTTACACCTTTTGTATGAAATACCTTTAGTTGAAGCACTTACATATGCTACAGTTACTCATGCAGCAACAATTTTATCGGTCTTGTTAATCGGGCCACTCTCTTTGTGGTGGGATAAGTATTACACACTTAAAAATGCTTGA
- a CDS encoding outer membrane lipoprotein carrier protein LolA, giving the protein MNLAFKPTILLLIFVLAPAIGFAQGTPQFDQLKQKFENELVFKSNFVHEYNDTFTGDQQVTEGAIWVGKEQYKMRSGESIMLVDGEISKVYDSTKNRVITSDYIEEEDDFAPSRMLQGVDDSYSVEEHKKENETVIELTSDDPFSIFMRVSIFLNPSGIPTRIVAIDQVENELITTFNQGEFIPKTPEIFQFQYPEDAEEIDLRHDS; this is encoded by the coding sequence ATGAACTTGGCATTTAAACCGACAATTCTCCTGCTGATTTTTGTCCTGGCTCCAGCTATTGGATTTGCACAGGGTACACCTCAGTTCGATCAGTTGAAGCAAAAATTTGAGAATGAACTTGTATTCAAATCCAACTTTGTACACGAATACAACGATACATTTACGGGAGATCAGCAAGTAACAGAAGGTGCCATCTGGGTAGGCAAGGAGCAGTATAAAATGCGCAGTGGTGAAAGCATTATGCTGGTGGACGGCGAAATTTCAAAAGTGTACGACAGTACAAAGAACAGGGTAATTACCAGTGATTATATTGAGGAGGAAGACGATTTTGCTCCCTCAAGAATGCTTCAGGGTGTGGATGATTCGTACTCGGTTGAAGAGCATAAAAAAGAGAATGAAACTGTTATAGAATTAACATCAGATGATCCCTTCTCTATTTTTATGCGCGTGTCTATCTTTTTGAATCCATCCGGAATACCAACCCGAATTGTTGCGATCGATCAGGTGGAAAATGAGCTGATTACTACATTCAACCAGGGAGAATTTATCCCAAAAACTCCTGAGATATTTCAATTTCAGTATCCCGAGGATGCAGAGGAGATCGATTTACGCCACGATTCCTGA
- a CDS encoding 2-phosphosulfolactate phosphatase, which produces MVDLKKLDVFYSLHSFQEDELRDKTVVIIDVLRASSTIVSAFMNGAKAIIPVGDMGEASKIAQNVDSDNYLLCGEKDGEKIEGYDLGNSPLEYTREIVEGKNLIFNTTNGTKAIKKSLGSSKTFIASFLNVGAIVEELKTQENDVVLVCAGWKGRLAFEDMLLAGNIIHLLGDGNLTNDSRDGAKVAFGLYDKYGDDISTVIHQSNHAMRLKDIIGTSDIDYCCQVDITDMLPRLKEGMITLTDG; this is translated from the coding sequence ATGGTTGATCTAAAAAAATTAGATGTATTCTACTCTTTACACTCATTTCAGGAAGATGAGTTGAGAGATAAAACAGTTGTCATTATTGATGTACTCCGGGCATCTTCTACTATTGTATCGGCTTTTATGAATGGTGCCAAAGCCATAATTCCTGTGGGAGATATGGGCGAAGCAAGTAAGATTGCACAAAATGTAGATTCCGACAATTACCTGCTATGCGGAGAAAAAGATGGTGAGAAAATTGAAGGATATGATCTTGGCAATTCACCCCTCGAGTACACCAGGGAGATTGTGGAAGGCAAGAATCTTATTTTTAATACCACAAATGGTACAAAAGCAATTAAAAAATCTCTTGGCTCTTCTAAGACCTTTATAGCCTCTTTTCTGAACGTGGGGGCTATTGTTGAAGAGTTGAAAACCCAGGAAAACGATGTTGTTTTGGTGTGTGCCGGCTGGAAAGGTAGATTGGCGTTTGAAGATATGCTGCTGGCTGGCAATATTATACATCTGCTGGGCGATGGCAATTTAACAAACGACTCCAGGGATGGTGCAAAAGTTGCATTTGGTTTATATGATAAATATGGTGATGATATATCAACAGTAATTCACCAATCAAATCATGCAATGCGGCTTAAGGATATCATTGGCACAAGTGATATTGATTATTGTTGCCAGGTTGATATAACTGATATGCTTCCGCGACTTAAAGAGGGGATGATTACCCTTACAGATGGCTAA
- a CDS encoding DNA translocase FtsK produces MAKKGSNTLFKGFDYSRKMEITGILIMAISVLLLLSIASYHPDDYAIVQSLSYDSLLQVDQGAALRVNNWLGVFGAYISYFFVNTLFGYVSILIPVIIFSIGWIVLRQQQVKDMAWPVTYGLWMIFLISTTVGWFYTRYEAYSTAWSGNSGIYFSSVLQNLTGIGSIIILFVLLFVSLFILIDRDIQKSIDRIQGWSPNFSFNFLNRLKSKKEKSPQTQVQSSPKPQTKAERRRKAEEVQKRNSSIQREEERRERTIDEIVEQSQEADRKRELERKKESADLEGKPPRAVLERATDSEVDPKSEDDDVEISVIVGEGDEEANEKELDRKNKQKAKEVPVIKYKFPQVDLLDSPPNEGNDVDLEEIKINKKIILEKLKRHKIEILSINAIVGPTVTLYEIEPAPDVKISKIQSYANDLKMATAAHGLRIMAPIPGRSAVGIEVPNKTRETVFIKTVLNTKKFVETNYALPIALGKTIENEVFMVDLNKMPHLLIAGATGSGKTVGINTIITCLLYKCHPDDLKFVLIDPKKIELSLYRNIQNHFLAFLPGTEEPIITDTDTALETLQSITKEMDERYDLMKMAMVRDIKAYNEKFDNGELEEDLGHRHLPYIVVVIDELADLMMTAGKQIEEPIARIAQLARAVGIHLVVATQRPSVNVITGTIKANFPARMAYQVASKVDSRTILDTGGADQLVGSGDMLFSNGAGMTRIQNAYVSTTEVEKITSYIGNQKGYKKPFHLPVIEEEEPGIPDPLDEIDELFKEAAKLVVLHQQGSVSLLQRKLKIGYNRAGRIIDQLYNAEVVGPFQGSTARDVKISEEEELDEIFDELGI; encoded by the coding sequence ATGGCTAAAAAAGGTTCAAATACGTTGTTTAAAGGTTTCGATTATTCCCGGAAAATGGAAATAACCGGAATCCTGATTATGGCAATTTCTGTGCTTCTGCTGCTCAGTATTGCATCCTATCACCCGGACGACTACGCCATCGTGCAATCGCTTTCCTATGATAGTTTACTTCAGGTGGACCAGGGGGCGGCACTGCGCGTGAATAACTGGCTGGGGGTATTTGGAGCTTACATATCTTACTTTTTTGTAAACACGCTTTTTGGTTATGTAAGCATTTTAATCCCGGTCATTATTTTTTCAATTGGCTGGATAGTTCTGAGACAGCAACAAGTAAAAGATATGGCCTGGCCTGTTACCTATGGGTTATGGATGATATTTCTCATATCAACAACGGTAGGCTGGTTTTATACCCGATATGAGGCATATTCTACAGCATGGAGCGGAAACTCGGGAATCTATTTTTCAAGTGTGCTTCAAAATCTGACTGGAATCGGGTCCATCATCATCCTGTTTGTCCTTTTGTTTGTCTCCCTTTTTATCCTGATTGATCGCGATATTCAGAAAAGCATTGATCGGATTCAGGGTTGGTCGCCCAACTTTTCCTTCAATTTTTTAAATCGCTTAAAATCAAAAAAAGAAAAAAGTCCGCAGACTCAAGTTCAAAGCTCTCCAAAACCTCAAACGAAAGCAGAACGGCGGCGGAAGGCTGAAGAAGTTCAGAAGAGAAATTCTTCAATTCAGAGAGAAGAAGAGCGGCGGGAGCGGACGATTGATGAGATTGTTGAACAATCGCAGGAGGCTGACCGCAAACGAGAACTGGAACGCAAGAAAGAGAGTGCAGATCTTGAAGGCAAACCACCCAGAGCCGTTCTTGAACGAGCCACAGATTCAGAAGTTGATCCAAAATCTGAAGACGACGATGTAGAGATCTCGGTGATTGTTGGGGAGGGGGATGAAGAAGCGAATGAAAAAGAGCTGGATCGAAAAAATAAGCAGAAGGCTAAGGAAGTTCCCGTTATCAAATATAAATTTCCGCAGGTTGATCTGTTGGATTCTCCCCCGAATGAGGGAAATGATGTGGATCTCGAGGAGATCAAAATCAACAAAAAAATTATTCTCGAGAAACTGAAGCGGCACAAAATTGAGATTCTGAGTATCAATGCTATTGTGGGGCCAACAGTTACACTGTATGAAATTGAGCCGGCCCCTGATGTAAAAATCAGCAAGATTCAGAGTTATGCGAACGATCTGAAGATGGCAACAGCCGCCCACGGTTTGCGGATTATGGCGCCCATACCTGGACGTTCGGCAGTTGGTATTGAAGTACCGAATAAAACTCGCGAGACGGTTTTTATAAAAACCGTTCTGAACACCAAGAAATTTGTAGAGACCAATTATGCACTTCCAATTGCTTTGGGTAAAACAATTGAGAATGAAGTATTTATGGTCGACCTCAATAAAATGCCTCACTTATTGATAGCCGGTGCCACGGGATCGGGTAAAACGGTGGGAATTAATACTATTATCACCTGTCTGCTTTATAAATGTCACCCGGATGATCTGAAATTTGTTCTGATAGATCCGAAGAAAATCGAGCTTTCGCTGTATAGAAATATTCAAAATCATTTTTTGGCTTTTCTGCCGGGCACAGAGGAACCTATTATCACAGATACAGATACAGCTCTCGAAACTCTGCAAAGTATTACCAAAGAGATGGACGAGCGCTATGATCTAATGAAAATGGCGATGGTTCGCGACATAAAAGCGTACAATGAAAAATTTGATAACGGCGAACTTGAAGAGGATCTCGGGCACCGCCACCTGCCGTATATTGTGGTTGTGATTGATGAACTGGCCGATTTGATGATGACCGCCGGCAAGCAGATTGAAGAGCCTATTGCCCGAATTGCACAGCTTGCCAGGGCTGTTGGAATACATCTTGTAGTTGCAACACAGCGACCGTCAGTGAATGTAATTACGGGAACGATTAAAGCAAATTTCCCGGCGCGAATGGCATACCAGGTAGCTTCAAAAGTGGATTCGCGTACAATTCTCGACACAGGGGGTGCCGATCAGCTTGTGGGTAGCGGTGATATGCTGTTCTCAAACGGAGCGGGGATGACCCGAATTCAGAATGCGTATGTTTCAACGACAGAGGTTGAGAAAATCACCTCTTATATCGGAAATCAGAAAGGGTATAAAAAACCATTTCACCTGCCGGTTATCGAGGAAGAGGAACCCGGAATTCCCGATCCTCTGGATGAGATTGATGAGCTTTTCAAGGAGGCTGCCAAACTTGTGGTTCTGCATCAGCAGGGCTCCGTATCGCTTCTGCAGCGTAAATTAAAGATCGGTTACAACAGAGCCGGCAGAATTATTGATCAGTTATACAATGCCGAGGTAGTCGGGCCGTTTCAGGGAAGTACTGCACGCGACGTAAAAATTTCTGAAGAAGAGGAACTGGATGAGATATTTGATGAACTTGGCATTTAA